From one Lotus japonicus ecotype B-129 chromosome 3, LjGifu_v1.2 genomic stretch:
- the LOC130743413 gene encoding scarecrow-like protein 33, protein MDPNIVGIGYEFDDEGNLVLVSGPNHSDNLVNFTDPFLDVGPLPNPVSDSEPVLPSSGSAAADPSMEDTDFSETVKYISQILMEENFEQKPCMCYDPLSLQHTERAFYDALEAELPLSPNQHPLDGDCSNADSGSSANSHGMRFLSPDSPVSSVSGDCSALSISQTNSHVVVASQSLTKTSDGVLNLDLDSSVSKLLSENIFSDVDSVLQFRRGLEEASKFLPQSTQFFTGLESGKVSELPKGREGVKVDHGPRENSNSNSNSNGLLKNRKNHVREDRDDEERRSNKQSAVSSDDGGEISEMFDRVLLSIENVPLCAEPVVQESSTEVEEQEQQPHSSDGFKPRSKRNGRKKETVDMRTLLTLCAQAVSSNDYRTAHELLKQIRQHSYEFGDSSQRLAHYFASGLEARLDGDGTGTKIFYMSLKKFTAADYLKAYQVFISACPFKKFAHFFSNKMILKIAEKAETLHIIDFGILYGFQWPILIKILSKREGGPPKLRITGIEYPQAGFRPAERIEETGRRLASYCERFHVPFEYKALASRNWETIRIEDLDIKSNEILAVNTLVRFKNLHDETIEVNSPRNEVLSLIRKMNPDIFTQNIVNGSYNAPFFATRFKEALFHYSAMYDMFDTLISRTNEWRLMLEREFLGREIMNVVACEGFERVERPETYKQWQTRNVRAGFRQIPLDKEIMALFRGRLRAWYHKDFVFNEDHNWMLLGWKGRILYASTCWVPA, encoded by the coding sequence ATGGATCCCAACATCGTCGGAATCGGCTACGAGTTCGACGATGAAGGCAACCTAGTACTTGTCTCCGGTCCCAACCACTCCGACAACCTCGTCAATTTCACTGATCCTTTTCTCGATGTGGGCCCTCTTCCGAACCCTGTCTCCGACTCGGAGCCGGTTCTTCCGTCGTCGGGTTCCGCGGCGGCGGATCCTTCCATGGAGGACACCGATTTCTCGGAAACTGTGAAGTACATCAGCCAGATTctcatggaagagaactttGAGCAGAAGCCATGTATGTGCTACGATCCACTGAGCTTGCAACACACGGAGAGAGCCTTCTATGATGCCTTAGAAGCTGAATTGCCTCTTTCTCCCAATCAACACCCGCTGGATGGTGATTGTTCGAATGCTGATTCTGGAAGCAGCGCCAATTCTCATGGAATGAGGTTTCTTTCCCCTGATTCCCCTGTTTCCTCTGTTTCTGGTGATTGTTCTGCGCTTTCGATTTCTCAAACGAACTCTCATGTTGTTGTTGCTTCGCAATCTTTGACTAAAACTAGTGATGGGGTTTTGAATTTGGATTTGGATTCTTCTGTATCCAAGCTTTTATCTGAGAATATCTTTAGTGATGTCGATTCTGTGTTGCAGTTTAGAAGAGGGTTAGAGGAAGCTAGTAAGTTTCTTCCTCAGAGTACTCAGTTTTTCACTGGTCTTGAGAGCGGCAAGGTGTCTGAATTGCCTAAGGGAAGGGAAGGAGTCAAGGTGGATCATGGTCCTAGGgagaattcaaattcaaattcaaattcaaatgggTTGTTGAAGAATAGGAAGAATCATGTGCGTGAAGACAGggatgatgaagaaagaagaagcaaCAAGCAATCTGCGGTTAGTTCTGATGATGGTGGTGAAATATCTGAAATGTTTGACCGGGTGTTGCTTAGTATTGAAAATGTACCACTGTGTGCTGAACCAGTTGTGCAGGAGAGTAGCACAGAAGTGGAGGAACAAGAACAACAACCGCATTCGTCTGATGGATTCAAGCCTCGTTCCAAGAGAAATGGAAGGAAGAAGGAGACAGTGGATATGAGGACCCTTTTGACTCTTTGTGCACAAGCTGTGTCCTCCAATGATTACAGGACtgctcatgaacttctgaagcagATTAGGCAGCATTCTTATGAGTTTGGTGATTCATCACAGAGATTGGCTCATTACTTTGCCAGTGGCCTCGAGGCACGCTTGGATGGAGATGGTACTGGAACCAAAATATTCTACATGAGCCTCAAGAAGTTCACTGCTGCTGATTACCTAAAAGCTTACCAAGTTTTTATATCTGCTTGCCCTTTCAAGAAATTTGCACATTTCTTTTCAAATAAGATGATTTTGAAGATAGCTGAAAAGGCAGAAACCCTTCACATCATTGATTTTGGTATTCTGTATGGTTTCCAGTGGCCGATTCTCATCAAGATTTTGTCAAAAAGAGAGGGTGGTCCTCCCAAGCTAAGGATAACAGGAATAGAGTATCCTCAAGCCGGTTTTCGCCCGGCAGAAAGAATTGAGGAAACCGGTCGGCGTCTAGCTAGCTACTGTGAGCGTTTTCATGTTCCCTTTGAGTACAAGGCATTAGCATCACGCAACTGGGAAACCATTCGAATCGAAGACCTTGATATTAAAAGCAATGAAATACTTGCTGTGAACACTCTGGTAAGGTTCAAAAATCTGCACGATGAAACAATTGAAGTGAACAGTCCTAGAAATGAAGTTCTGAGTTTAATCAGGAAGATGAATCCGGATATTTTTACGCAAAACATAGTAAATGGATCTTACAATGCCCCTTTCTTCGCCACACGCTTCAAGGAGGCACTTTTCCATTATTCCGCAATGTATGACATGTTTGATACTCTCATATCGCGCACAAATGAATGGAGGTTGATGCTTGAGAGAGAGTTTTTAGGTCGGGAGATTATGAATGTTGTGGCTTGTGAAGGTTTTGAGAGGGTTGAGAGGCCTGAGACATACAAACAATGGCAGACTAGGAATGTAAGAGCTGGTTTTAGGCAAATCCCACTGGATAAGGAGATAATGGCCTTATTTAGAGGCAGGTTAAGAGCATGGTACCACAAAGATTTTGTCTTCAATGAAGATCACAATTGGATGCTTCTAGGTTGGAAGGGGCGCATATTGTATGCTTCCACTTGTTGGGTGCCAGCATAG
- the LOC130744377 gene encoding uncharacterized protein LOC130744377 has protein sequence MLITGLQQANHVPAFNTIWHISAPSNVKAFVWRVLWGRIQTRVDLSRIGLYFVGDDLKCPLCQLEDESVDHLLFCCVHASTLWYKCYKWMGLVTVLPGECSSHLFQHACEPWNKKQRTAWWDVWCAVVWSVWGWRNKVVFCNEAPDWSNALDIIQWKSWKWISALEKDFQCSIFKWISDPSSCLSQIGH, from the coding sequence ATGTTAATTACGGGCCTTCAGCAAGCAAATCATGTTCCTGCTTTCAATACTATTTGGCATATTTCGGCTCCTTCCAATGTTAAAGCTTTTGTGTGGAGGGTTCTTTGGGGTCGGATTCAAACTCGGGTTGATCTCTCTAGAATAGGATTATATTTTGTTGGTGATGATTTGAAATGTCCTCTGTGCCAATTGGAAGATGAATCAGTAGATCACCTCTTGTTTTGTTGCGTCCATGCTTCTACTTTATGGTACAAATGCTACAAATGGATGGGTCTTGTGACCGTCCTTCCTGGTGAATGCAGTTCACACTTGTTTCAACATGCTTGTGAACCTTGGAATAAAAAACAGAGGACTGCTTGGTGGGATGTCTGGTGTGCAGTAGTTTGGTCGGTTTGGGGATGGAGGAATAAGGTAGTGTTCTGCAATGAGGCCCCGGATTGGTCCAATGCTTTGGATATTATCCAATGGAAGTCTTGGAAATGGATTTCTGCTCTAGAAAAAGATTTTCAATGCTCTATTTTTAAATGGATTTCCGACCCTTCATCTTGCCTGAGTCAAATTGGGCATTAA
- the LOC130744379 gene encoding protein FAR1-RELATED SEQUENCE 5-like, with amino-acid sequence MSFPESYEVDMHGEKVPENKVKDRQLANVNASDDVSIAANYTEQFTTDRVFVTQDELMDWVKAVGKQLGFVIIIRRSDCGSKGRGSKSRQLAILGCEMGGKLKARRTSEDGLWRLTGLRGDHNHKLAENLHDHACVGRITSEEKDMLGKMVDKMVKPGNMLLALKSANPQNLTTIRQVYNERMTHMRALIEIQHLMRLLEEDSTYKTNKYRIPLLEMVGMTSIGFTYTIAFGYTCNEREAEVTWTLQKLRGLILREEDMSKVIITDRDQALMNAVEATFPTTTHLLCQFHISMCMKEKCKLTIQPKEMWDDVGDA; translated from the exons ATGAGTTTCCCTGAATCATATGAAGTGGATATGCATGGAGAAAAGGTACCTGAAAACAAAGTGAAAGATAGACAGTTAGCCAACGTAAATGCCAGCGATGATGTGTCAATTGCCGCGAACTACACAGAGCAATTTACCACAGACAGG GTTTTTGTTACTCAGGATGAGCTTATGGATTGGGTTAAAGCTGTAGGAAAGCAATTAGGCTTTGTGATCATTATAAGAAGGTCTGATTGCGGGAGCAAGGGCCGTGGGAGTAAAAGTAGACAGTTGGCTATATTGGGGTGCGAGATGGGTGGCAA GCTCAAGGCGAGACGCACATCAGAAGATGGTTTGTGGAGGTTGACTGGTTTACGTGGAGACCATAACCATAAGCTAGCTGAGAATCTGCATGACCATGCCTGTGTCGGTCGCATTACAAGTGAAGAAAAGGATATGCTGGGTAAAATGGTTGACAAAATGGTCAAGCCAGGTAACATGCTGCTGGCATTGAAGAGTGCCAACCCTCAAAATCTGACCACCATACGGCAAGTGTACAATGAGCGGATGACACACATGAGGGCATTGATAGAGATCCAGCACTTGATGAGGTTGTTGGAGGAAGACAG CACGTATAAGACAAACAAGTATAGGATACCGCTCTTGGAGATGGTTGGTATGACTTCCATTGGATTCACATACACCATCGCATTTGGCTACACGTGCAATGAGCGTGAAGCTGAAGTTACATGGACGCTTCAAAAGCTGAGGGGGTTGATACTTAGAGAGGAGGATATGTCTAAAGTCATCATTACTGACAGAGACCAAGCTTTGATGAACGCAGTTGAAGCAACATTCCCTACAACTACTCACTTACTATGCCAATTCCATATTTCTATGTGCATGAAGGAAAAGTGCAAGCTGACTATCCAACCGAAGGAGATGTGGGATGATGTCGGGGACGCATGA